The following proteins are co-located in the Xiphophorus hellerii strain 12219 chromosome 2, Xiphophorus_hellerii-4.1, whole genome shotgun sequence genome:
- the poglut3 gene encoding protein O-glucosyltransferase 3, with the protein MFAYGIGVIMPCKGRADLVAAMQRILISNCVILVVLFGPNLPVSESEGISPERCIVWGPGLEPDAVLPVRYFFIQAVSPEGRNLTLSPGKGTFKVKISPLNKEEYIRIHVPPPLDRGDGSFLMRYRLYGSAVEGLKVEILHLDVGVAKSPYIVKGPVYHEYCVCPESDASVWQSVLQCPANEPQILADFKSFPTIDLQHLRQEVPLRFSNRGGLVHYAIIDNKVYRRTLGKYTDFKMFSDEILLSLTRKVRVPDVEFFINVGDWPLETRTEGALPILSWCGSTDTRDIVLPTYEVTHSTLETMRGVTNDLLSVQGNTGPPWVNKTAQGFFRGRDSREERLQLVSLSKKSPELLDAGITGWFFFRDREKQVGKAPLVGFFDFFKYKYQVNVDGTVAAYRFPYLMLGNSLVLKQYSQYYEHFYGHLKAGAHYVSVQRNLSDLLEKIKWAKENDAEAAEIARAGQAAARDLLQPSRLYCYYHRVLLTYAERQAGRPTQQADMELVTQPDDHTAACTCRREGNKTGPSKNEL; encoded by the exons ATGTTCGCTTATGGCATTGGGGTAATTATGCCGTGTAAGGGACGCGCAGACTTAGTCGCAGCTATGCAGAGGATTTTAATCAGCAACTGTGTTATTTTAGTTGTGTTATTCGGCCCGAACTTGCCGGTTTCTGAGAGTGAAGGAATCAGTCCGGAGAGATGTATCGTTTGGGGTCCAGGGCTGGAACCCGACGCAGTGTTACCAGTCCGATACTTCTTCATTCAGGCTGTTAGCCCTGAAGGAAGAAACCTGACTTTATCACCAG GTAAAGGGACATTTAAAGTGAAGATAAGTCCTCTCAACAAGGAGGAGTACATCCGCATCCACGTTCCTCCACCTCTGGACAGAGGAGACGGGTCGTTTCTGATGAGGTATCGCCTTTATGGATCTGCAGTCGAAGGTCTGAAGGTTGAAATCCTCCACCTAGATGTTGGCGTGGCCAAGTCGCCATACATTGTCAAGG GCCCAGTCTATCATGAATACTGTGTCTGCCCCGAATCTGACGCCTCTGTCTGGCAGAGCGTCCTGCAGTGTCCTGCGAATGAGCCCCAGATTCTGGCCGACTTCAAGTCCTTTCCTACCATCGACTTGCAGCATCTTAGACAGGAAGTGCCACTCAGGTTTTCTAACAGAGGAGGGCTCGTTCATTACGCCATCATTGACAACAAGGTGTACCGGCGCACGCTGGGAAAATACACAGACTTCAAGATGTTCTCCGATGAAATATTGCTGTCGCTGACAAGAAAG GTGAGAGTGCCCGATGTGGAGTTTTTCATCAATGTGGGCGACTGGCCTTTGGAGACGAGGACGGAGGGAGCTCTTCCGATCCTCTCCTGGTGTGGCTCTACGGATACGCGCGATATCGTCCTCCCCACCTATGAGGTGACGCACTCCACCCTGGAGACAATGAGAGGAGTCACTAATGACCTACTGTCTGTCCAAGGCAACACAG GTCCCCCGTGGGTTAATAAAACGGCGCAGGGTTTTTTCCGTGGACGAGACAGTCGGGAAGAGCGCCTCCAGCTCGTGTCTCTGTCCAAGAAATCCCCGGAGCTGCTGGACGCCGGCATCACAGGGTGGTTCTTCTTTAGAGACAGGGAAAAACAGGTGGGCAAAGCACCACTTGTGGGATTCTTCGACTTCTTCAAG TACAAATACCAGGTAAATGTGGACGGAACCGTTGCAGCGTATCGGTTTCCTTACCTGATGCTGGGAAATAGCTTGGTTCTGAAACAGTACTCGCAGTACTACGAACACTTCTACGGACATCTAAAGGCAGGTGCTCACTACGTTTCTGTGCAGAGGAACCTGTCAGACCTTTTAGAGAAAATCAAGTGGGCCAAAGAGAACGATGCCGAGGCGGCTGAGATCGCCCGAGCGGGACAGGCAGCAGCCAGAGATCTGCTGCAGCCCAGCCGGCTGTACTGCTACTACCACAGAGTGCTGCTGACGTACGCCGAGCGCCAGGCAGGGCGGCCGACGCAACAAGCCGACATGGAGCTGGTGACTCAGCCGGACGATCACACAGCCGCATGTACGTGCAGGCGGGAAGGTAACAAGACAGGACCCAGTAAGAATGAACTATGA
- the rep15 gene encoding rab15 effector protein, giving the protein MGQKISSTTSNKKKNSSFLSFLKRFLPQEPSLDSSMSPRTGMSPRTGIFAKLTPPSAINPNDFTRLISNCISFASTRTQEYLVFKDPEGKLQPSPLALTQVFLMTYITQSVNLDFTDTFNCTAMTPEQRILLGADWVWAILEKPTKNPKIQIAVQVLHLPEREEAEERATTGKPVSESIQMARVESRNKNVYQRMVEFCTSIGKDCYALFLFFGKRDDKENIYGVLSNNFAAAFGKCDKIDRALLENFFKGSRYFHTPLGMIQAIFTKKTDEALTLMIKFS; this is encoded by the exons ATGGGCCAGAAAATTAGCAGCACAACTTCTAACAAAAAGAAGAACTCAAGTTTCCTCTCCTTTCTAAAACGCTTCTTGCCCCAAGAACCCTCCTTGGACAGCAGCATGTCGCCAAGGACAGGCATGTCACCAAGGACAGGCATCTTTGCCAAGCTGACACCACCATCTGCAATCAACCCCAATGATTTCACACGTCTTATTAGCAACTGCATCTCTTTTGCATCAACCAGAACCCAGGAGTACCTTGTCTTCAAAGATCCAGAGGGAAAGTTGCAGCCGAGTCCTCTGGCATTAACTCAG GTCTTTCTGATGACTTACATCACTCAAAGCGTTAACCTCGACTTCACCGACACCTTCAACTGCACAGCCATGACACCCGAGCAGCGCATTCTCCTGGGAGCTGACTGGGTTTGGGCCATCCTGGAGAAACCCACCAAGAACCCGAAAATACAGATCGCAGTGCAGGTCCTTCACCTGCCTGAAAGAGAGGAAGCTGAAGAAAGAGCAACCACCGGAAAACCCGTCAGCGAGTCCATCCAGATGGCCAGGGTGGAGTCCAGGAACAAGAACGTGTACCAGCGCATGGTGGAGTTTTGCACTTCCATTGGCAAGGACTGCTACGCCCTCTTCTTGTTCTTTGGAAAAAGGGATGACAAGGAAAACATCTACGGTGTCCTGAGCAACAACTTTGCAGCAGCTTTtggaaaatgtgacaaaatagaCAGAGCTCTACTTGAGAACTTCTTTAAAGGTTCGAGGTATTTCCATACACCCTTAGGAATGATCCAGGccattttcacaaagaaaacagatgaagCGCTCACTCTAATGATTAAATTTAGCTGA